One window of the Populus nigra chromosome 4, ddPopNigr1.1, whole genome shotgun sequence genome contains the following:
- the LOC133691848 gene encoding eukaryotic translation initiation factor 1A-like: MPKNKGKGGKNRKRGKNEAVVEKRKLIFKEEGQEYAQVLRMLGNGRCDAMCFDGTKRLCHIRGKMHRKVWIDAGDIILVGLRDYQDDKADVILKYWTYEARLLKAYGELPANTRINVGIAGGFDEEDDGDAAAGDDDYFEFMNAGTSSAHINFI, translated from the coding sequence ATGCCGAAGAACAAGGGAAAGGGAGGAAAGAATAGGAAGAGAGGAAAGAACGAAGCTGTTGTCGAGAAGCGGAAGCTTATTTTTAAGGAAGAAGGACAGGAGTATGCCCAAGTGCTTCGCATGCTCGGAAATGGTCGTTGCGACGCTATGTGTTTTGATGGGACCAAGCGTCTTTGCCATATTCGAGGGAAGATGCACAGGAAGGTCTGGATTGATGCTGGTGATATAATTCTCGTTGGTCTCCGCGACTACCAGGATGACAAGGCTGACGTTATATTGAAGTACTGGACCTATGAAGCTAGGCTTCTGAAGGCCTATGGTGAGCTCCCTGCGAATACACGTATCAATGTAGGTATTGCTGGAGGTTTTGATGAGGAAGACGATGGTGATGCTGCTGCTGGTGATGATGATTATTTTGAGTTTATGAATGCCGGAACAAGCAGTGCGCATATAAACTTTATTTGA